A genome region from Natronosalvus rutilus includes the following:
- a CDS encoding glycosyltransferase: MKYPDVSVVLPTYSRDDPSALSESIASLADQTITPTEVFIVKDGPVTDTIESIIENWRADFPTKIQTHQIERNKGLGNALRAGVTNCTHELIARMDADDISIEARIEKQLNFFMQNPDVDIVGGYIEEFTSNPNQPESKREVPTTHDAIGKMAKFRSPMNHGTVMFRRDAVLSAGNYRAVDRMEDYDLWVRMLLDGSTFANIPEVLLLVRAGEDMYGRRGGLEYAREEIRTQTEFYKRGFTPLPIYLFNMSFRTLLRLLPNKIRGKIYSSIARN; the protein is encoded by the coding sequence ATGAAGTACCCAGATGTTTCAGTTGTGCTTCCCACTTATAGCAGGGATGACCCATCTGCATTATCCGAGTCTATTGCTAGCTTAGCAGATCAAACCATTACCCCGACAGAAGTATTCATTGTTAAAGATGGCCCGGTGACAGATACTATAGAATCGATTATTGAGAATTGGCGTGCGGATTTCCCAACAAAAATTCAAACTCATCAGATAGAGCGTAACAAAGGATTAGGAAACGCACTTCGGGCAGGTGTTACTAACTGTACACACGAATTGATTGCTCGAATGGATGCCGATGACATCTCTATAGAAGCACGAATTGAAAAACAACTAAACTTTTTCATGCAAAATCCAGATGTAGATATCGTGGGTGGGTATATCGAAGAATTTACTTCAAATCCCAATCAACCAGAATCAAAACGAGAGGTTCCGACAACACATGATGCAATCGGAAAAATGGCTAAATTTCGGAGCCCGATGAACCATGGGACAGTTATGTTTCGTCGAGATGCGGTACTAAGTGCAGGAAATTATCGTGCTGTAGATCGAATGGAGGACTACGATCTTTGGGTGAGAATGCTTCTTGATGGATCTACATTCGCTAACATCCCAGAAGTATTGTTATTGGTTAGAGCTGGAGAAGATATGTACGGACGAAGAGGTGGACTAGAGTACGCTCGAGAAGAAATTCGAACACAAACGGAATTCTATAAACGTGGTTTCACTCCCCTCCCAATATATTTATTCAATATGTCATTCCGAACTTTACTTCGACTCCTCCCAAATAAGATTAGGGGTAAAATTTACTCATCAATTGCTAGAAATTGA
- a CDS encoding sugar transferase has protein sequence MLKGWQYRIVSAGGILALTITAVLIANHPIPQHIFTTYVPLFNRLEPTVLYGASLHWAVALSAMAVIGALLPLYKPQPRRALDTIFIAEKRVLVAGLALATLGYFQWSHRLPRQTLTMTVAILTVVVPVWFFQVRRRPAGETGRTLIVGDDLHQIERVAPAIDAPVIGYLCPTRPTVAGQSEAEVDGILTDGGTVEEGRLADVEAAIEEYGRLGAMTRLGGLSRLEDILVEYDVDTVVLAFFRADRAEFFGALDACHEHGVEAKVHREYASSVLVNNDDVGELVDVDLEPWDPLDHVFKRLFDVMFALVGLVVFAPLMVVIAVAVKLDSRGPVLYKQHRTAGFGETFPVYKFRSMVPEGDSAEPVEDESNERITRVGRVLRRTHLDELPQLWSIFVGKMSVVGPRAAWTEEETLLEEDTPAWRKRWFVKPGLTGLAQINDVKSTNPGMKLRYDLEYIRQQSFWFDVKIVIRQVWKVAADIWETARVS, from the coding sequence ATGCTGAAGGGATGGCAGTACCGAATCGTGAGCGCAGGCGGGATACTCGCCCTGACGATTACTGCTGTCCTCATCGCGAACCATCCAATTCCACAGCACATCTTTACGACGTACGTGCCGCTGTTCAATCGCCTCGAGCCGACAGTCCTCTACGGGGCGTCGCTGCATTGGGCAGTGGCGCTGAGCGCGATGGCCGTGATCGGGGCGCTGTTGCCGTTGTATAAACCACAGCCCCGGCGAGCGCTCGACACGATCTTCATCGCCGAAAAGCGCGTACTCGTGGCCGGGTTGGCGCTCGCGACGCTCGGGTACTTCCAGTGGTCCCACCGGCTGCCCCGCCAGACGCTGACGATGACCGTCGCGATTCTTACCGTCGTAGTACCAGTGTGGTTCTTCCAGGTGCGCCGACGGCCGGCCGGCGAGACGGGTCGGACGCTGATCGTCGGCGACGACCTCCACCAGATCGAACGGGTCGCACCCGCCATCGATGCACCCGTGATCGGCTACCTGTGCCCGACCCGTCCTACGGTAGCCGGTCAATCTGAGGCGGAAGTCGACGGTATCCTGACCGACGGTGGGACGGTTGAGGAAGGCCGCCTCGCGGATGTCGAAGCGGCTATCGAAGAGTATGGCCGACTGGGTGCGATGACCAGACTTGGCGGATTGTCCCGGCTGGAGGATATCCTGGTCGAGTACGACGTCGACACCGTCGTCCTGGCCTTCTTCCGGGCCGACCGCGCTGAGTTCTTCGGCGCGCTGGATGCCTGTCACGAACACGGCGTCGAGGCGAAAGTCCACCGTGAGTACGCCTCGAGCGTACTCGTGAACAACGACGATGTCGGGGAGCTGGTGGACGTGGATCTCGAGCCCTGGGACCCACTCGATCACGTGTTCAAGCGGCTGTTCGACGTGATGTTTGCCCTCGTGGGTCTGGTTGTATTCGCGCCATTGATGGTAGTGATTGCAGTGGCTGTGAAACTCGACAGCCGGGGACCAGTGCTGTACAAACAGCACCGCACGGCAGGGTTCGGTGAGACGTTCCCCGTCTACAAGTTCCGGTCGATGGTTCCCGAGGGAGACTCCGCCGAGCCCGTCGAAGACGAGTCGAACGAACGGATCACGCGGGTCGGTCGAGTGTTGCGAAGGACACACCTAGACGAACTGCCTCAGCTATGGTCGATCTTCGTCGGGAAGATGAGCGTCGTCGGCCCGCGGGCTGCCTGGACCGAAGAGGAAACTCTGCTTGAGGAAGACACACCTGCCTGGCGCAAACGCTGGTTCGTGAAGCCAGGGTTGACAGGGTTAGCTCAGATCAATGACGTAAAGAGTACTAACCCCGGTATGAAGCTGCGCTACGACCTCGAGTACATTCGTCAGCAGTCGTTTTGGTTCGACGTGAAGATCGTCATCCGGCAAGTGTGGAAGGTCGCAGCGGACATATGGGAGACAGCTCGCGTATCGTGA
- a CDS encoding DUF7289 family protein — translation MGRAQAEVLGVVLLFGMVLVGATAIATVGVSGLELVQDEAETERDRLEMQTVAHEITSLGEGDRQAVGVEESYERVEGGRLVISVDGQEVYNESMGRLMTDDLVYEGGLVVHDGRAIRQPAVETRERATQITVPRLAGETFSGDLERTGTTAIRVEDPTANVTLTVHSAYAPAWYEAFEGSGDARLVDAETVEVVFEGGNAPRPPTVSSAIAFGETEPGVTVGEIDRLWVDSYASSAGAYGGVNRGANATIRSPNELHFAAGGGGTVDLQVERVVSGKSITPGPWLRDDQIVEYADNVSVPVPTGDVIAAQESTQGAPIGASDLTALEAGGSYHTSGDLEVSDETLRLADDTSLFVAGNLTLADATIVADDDLQIYVTGDLELGDDVRIETAGNPHRASAVRVFVAGDIHAGEERRGESAEPDEITVTGYVHASESTLYMHGELELYGALAIGDIQNMGSAQTGDLIVHYDEELVDTRVYVQEKAPSMDAAYTREAYYLRFVLPEIDTA, via the coding sequence ATGGGGCGTGCACAGGCGGAGGTTCTCGGGGTCGTCCTCCTCTTTGGGATGGTACTGGTGGGAGCCACGGCGATCGCGACGGTGGGAGTCAGCGGTCTCGAGCTAGTGCAAGACGAAGCCGAGACAGAGCGGGATCGCCTCGAGATGCAGACGGTCGCCCACGAGATTACCTCGCTGGGGGAAGGCGATCGCCAGGCGGTTGGTGTCGAAGAGTCGTACGAGCGGGTCGAGGGGGGTCGGCTCGTGATCAGCGTCGACGGCCAGGAAGTGTACAACGAGTCGATGGGGCGGTTGATGACCGACGACCTGGTGTACGAAGGCGGGCTCGTGGTGCACGATGGCCGGGCGATCCGCCAGCCGGCCGTCGAGACGCGGGAGCGGGCGACGCAGATTACAGTGCCGCGACTTGCCGGCGAGACGTTTTCTGGTGACCTCGAACGGACGGGGACGACGGCGATTCGGGTCGAGGATCCGACCGCCAACGTGACCCTTACCGTCCACAGCGCGTACGCGCCGGCCTGGTACGAGGCGTTCGAAGGGAGCGGTGATGCACGACTGGTCGATGCCGAGACCGTCGAGGTGGTCTTCGAAGGGGGAAACGCGCCACGGCCGCCGACCGTTTCGTCGGCGATCGCCTTCGGGGAGACCGAGCCTGGCGTGACGGTCGGCGAGATCGACCGTCTGTGGGTCGATAGCTACGCCTCCTCGGCTGGGGCCTACGGTGGGGTCAATCGCGGGGCTAACGCGACGATTCGCTCGCCGAACGAACTGCACTTCGCGGCCGGTGGTGGGGGTACGGTCGACCTCCAGGTCGAGCGCGTCGTCTCCGGCAAGTCGATCACTCCCGGTCCCTGGCTCAGAGACGACCAGATCGTCGAGTACGCCGACAACGTCTCCGTACCGGTGCCCACGGGCGACGTCATCGCCGCGCAAGAGTCGACCCAGGGCGCCCCGATCGGAGCATCGGATCTGACCGCCCTCGAAGCCGGCGGGTCTTACCACACGAGCGGCGACCTCGAGGTCAGCGATGAGACCCTCCGGCTGGCCGACGACACCTCGCTGTTCGTCGCTGGCAATCTCACGCTCGCAGACGCGACGATCGTCGCCGATGACGATCTGCAGATCTACGTGACGGGCGACCTCGAGCTGGGCGATGACGTCCGGATCGAAACCGCTGGCAACCCCCATCGGGCATCCGCCGTGCGGGTCTTTGTCGCCGGTGATATTCACGCGGGCGAAGAACGACGCGGTGAGAGTGCCGAACCCGACGAAATTACCGTGACGGGGTACGTGCACGCCTCCGAATCGACCCTGTACATGCACGGCGAACTCGAACTGTACGGCGCACTGGCCATCGGCGACATCCAGAATATGGGGTCGGCCCAGACGGGTGATCTAATCGTCCACTACGACGAGGAACTCGTTGATACGCGCGTGTATGTGCAGGAGAAGGCCCCGTCGATGGATGCCGCGTACACCCGCGAGGCGTACTATCTTCGGTTCGTGCTCCCTGAGATCGACACGGCGTGA
- a CDS encoding TRAM domain-containing protein, with translation MGRYLPGEHETFIKCDTPRCGANNAPEGTPAYDTECWRCGEPLGGKPEPGDELTVDIVDEKPDGTLVCKTDGGFVLFLEEEVMGIQATVRVTEVEGTAGQAELVDPDS, from the coding sequence GTGGGACGTTATCTACCAGGCGAACACGAGACGTTCATCAAATGCGATACGCCGAGGTGTGGCGCGAACAACGCGCCTGAAGGGACGCCAGCGTACGATACGGAGTGCTGGCGATGCGGCGAACCCCTCGGCGGAAAGCCCGAACCGGGCGACGAACTGACCGTCGACATCGTCGACGAGAAGCCCGACGGGACGCTCGTGTGCAAAACCGACGGCGGATTCGTCCTCTTTCTCGAGGAAGAAGTGATGGGCATCCAGGCGACCGTCCGCGTGACCGAGGTCGAAGGGACCGCCGGGCAGGCCGAACTCGTCGATCCGGACTCGTAG
- a CDS encoding ribbon-helix-helix domain-containing protein: MGTRRVNIRLPNELIKKADLVAKVAHKNRTEVIKEALQEYIEGIENEAQFKEAVTELYLEDQIEFDTLKTVLGRQDAEAIRTSKTVLEQGDELADELADL, translated from the coding sequence ATGGGAACCAGGAGAGTCAACATTAGGCTGCCGAACGAACTGATCAAGAAGGCAGATCTCGTCGCCAAAGTCGCTCACAAGAATCGGACCGAGGTCATCAAGGAAGCACTCCAAGAGTACATCGAGGGGATCGAGAACGAAGCCCAATTCAAGGAAGCAGTCACCGAACTCTACCTCGAGGACCAGATCGAATTCGATACCCTGAAAACCGTTCTCGGTCGGCAGGATGCAGAAGCGATCCGGACATCGAAAACCGTTCTCGAGCAGGGCGACGAACTGGCAGACGAGCTCGCAGACCTGTGA